The Candidatus Hydrogenedentota bacterium genome has a window encoding:
- a CDS encoding molybdopterin molybdotransferase MoeA: protein MIPFDQAFNLVMSHARMLDSETVAISESLGRILAEDVRSDMDMPPFDKSAMDGYACRRADLGHELEIVEVIQAGKPPLKAVGERQCAKIMTGAMLPEGADCVFMIEYAQEIRRGVVRFTGSTTHDNICRKSEDIRAGDIALRRGARIAPQHVAVLATVGCIHPRVYRKVRVGIIATGDELVEPDQRPGPSQIRTSNSHQLRAQALAADTAPAYYGIARDTRDAIDGAMKRAMAENDVILLSGGVSKGDYDLVPDIMTANGIEILFDSIAMKPGKPTTFGVGPGVYCFGLPGNPVSTFIQFEILVKPFLYRLMGHDYRPPYSLRPLASPIKAKGTDRETWLPVKFAADGRVEAGAYHGSAHINALCDADGLIVLPAGAGVLEEGTLVRVRPL from the coding sequence ATGATTCCATTCGACCAAGCCTTCAATCTTGTCATGTCGCATGCCCGGATGTTGGATTCGGAAACGGTCGCGATCTCCGAATCGCTGGGCCGCATTCTGGCGGAAGATGTCCGTTCGGACATGGACATGCCGCCGTTCGACAAGTCGGCCATGGACGGTTACGCCTGCCGACGCGCCGATCTCGGCCACGAACTTGAGATTGTGGAGGTCATTCAGGCGGGCAAGCCCCCCCTGAAAGCCGTCGGCGAACGCCAGTGCGCGAAAATCATGACCGGCGCCATGCTGCCGGAAGGCGCGGACTGTGTTTTCATGATTGAATACGCCCAAGAGATACGCAGGGGCGTCGTCCGATTTACCGGTTCAACGACACACGACAATATCTGCCGTAAAAGCGAGGACATCCGCGCGGGCGACATCGCACTGCGGCGTGGCGCTCGCATCGCCCCGCAGCACGTCGCCGTCCTCGCGACAGTCGGCTGCATACACCCTCGCGTTTATCGCAAAGTACGGGTCGGCATCATCGCCACCGGCGACGAACTGGTCGAACCGGACCAGCGCCCCGGCCCTTCACAAATCCGAACAAGCAACAGCCACCAATTGCGCGCGCAGGCGCTCGCCGCGGATACGGCGCCGGCCTATTACGGCATCGCGCGCGACACACGGGACGCCATTGACGGCGCGATGAAACGCGCCATGGCCGAAAACGACGTGATCCTGCTTTCCGGGGGCGTGTCGAAGGGCGACTATGATCTGGTTCCGGACATCATGACGGCAAACGGCATCGAGATCCTTTTCGATTCGATCGCGATGAAACCAGGCAAACCGACAACCTTCGGCGTGGGGCCCGGCGTCTATTGCTTCGGACTGCCCGGAAACCCCGTCTCGACGTTTATCCAATTCGAGATTCTTGTCAAGCCGTTTCTCTACAGGCTCATGGGCCATGACTATCGCCCCCCCTATTCTCTCCGGCCGCTGGCATCGCCCATCAAGGCAAAAGGAACGGATCGCGAAACATGGCTGCCGGTTAAATTCGCGGCGGACGGGCGTGTGGAGGCCGGCGCATATCACGGATCGGCCCATATCAATGCGTTGTGTGACGCCGATGGGCTTATCGTGCTGCCGGCCGGCGCGGGCGTTTTAGAGGAAGGGACGTTGGTTCGTGTTCGACCGCTTTAA
- a CDS encoding radical SAM protein, protein MFDRFNRKINYLRISVTDKCNLRCSYCMPPEGVPLLCHEDMLRFEEIAEIARTAVELGITKIRVTGGEPLVRRGIVTLIGMLSRMDGITDFAMTTNGAYLAEFARPLAAAGLHRVNVSLDAVDPARYATITRGGDVHKVFEGIHAAREAGLAPIKLNCVVQDSPDEPDARGVAAYAAREGLEVRYIRRMNLEIGDFSVVIGGSGGDCARCNRLRLSCDGMIRPCLFCDTQFSVRELGARKAILQAVEAKPLCGQTSRGRFNSIGG, encoded by the coding sequence GTGTTCGACCGCTTTAACAGGAAAATAAACTATCTTCGGATTTCCGTGACGGACAAGTGCAACCTGCGCTGCTCCTATTGCATGCCGCCAGAAGGCGTTCCACTGCTCTGCCACGAGGACATGCTCCGCTTCGAGGAAATCGCCGAAATTGCCCGGACCGCCGTGGAACTGGGCATCACCAAAATCCGCGTGACGGGCGGCGAACCGCTAGTCCGGCGCGGTATCGTCACGCTGATTGGAATGCTGAGCCGCATGGACGGCATTACGGATTTCGCCATGACCACCAACGGCGCCTATCTGGCCGAATTTGCGCGACCGCTTGCCGCGGCCGGTCTTCACCGCGTGAACGTCAGTCTCGACGCGGTGGATCCGGCACGGTATGCGACCATTACGCGCGGGGGCGACGTTCATAAGGTTTTTGAAGGCATTCACGCGGCACGGGAGGCGGGTCTGGCGCCCATCAAACTCAACTGTGTCGTTCAAGATTCGCCCGATGAGCCCGACGCGCGCGGCGTCGCCGCCTACGCAGCCCGCGAAGGATTGGAGGTGCGCTATATCCGGCGGATGAATCTCGAAATTGGGGATTTCTCGGTCGTGATCGGCGGAAGCGGCGGGGATTGCGCACGCTGCAATCGCCTGCGGCTGTCATGCGACGGCATGATTCGCCCGTGTCTTTTCTGCGACACCCAATTCAGCGTTCGCGAATTGGGCGCGCGCAAGGCCATTCTGCAGGCCGTGGAAGCAAAGCCTTTGTGCGGCCAGACGAGCCGGGGCCGGTTCAACAGCATAGGAGGATAA
- the moaC gene encoding cyclic pyranopterin monophosphate synthase MoaC — protein sequence MPLSHLDGEGRARMVDVGAKPMQRRIARARGRICLSPDTIALVRENAIKKGDVLAIAEIAGIQAAKRTCDLIPLCHTVMITSVQVRATIEADGVVVESEAAATDKTGVEMEALTAVSVALLTVYDMCKAVDKQMIIGDIALIEKRKEPVMIA from the coding sequence ATGCCATTGTCCCATCTCGACGGCGAAGGCCGCGCGCGTATGGTGGACGTCGGCGCGAAACCCATGCAGCGGCGCATCGCACGGGCACGCGGCCGCATATGCCTGTCGCCCGACACCATCGCCCTTGTCCGTGAAAACGCCATCAAGAAAGGCGACGTGCTGGCCATCGCCGAGATCGCCGGCATCCAGGCCGCGAAACGCACATGCGACCTTATCCCGCTCTGCCACACGGTAATGATCACAAGCGTCCAAGTGCGCGCGACCATCGAAGCCGACGGCGTCGTCGTCGAAAGCGAAGCCGCCGCAACGGACAAGACCGGCGTCGAGATGGAGGCCTTGACGGCTGTAAGCGTCGCCCTTTTGACCGTTTACGACATGTGCAAGGCCGTGGACAAACAGATGATCATCGGGGACATCGCCTTGATCGAAAAGCGGAAAGAGCCCGTCATGATTGCTTAA